A portion of the Blastochloris tepida genome contains these proteins:
- the lpdA gene encoding dihydrolipoyl dehydrogenase encodes MPTPYDVLIIGAGPGGYVTAIRAAQLGLKTAIIEREHLGGICSNWGCIPTKALLRSAEVYRNLKHAKDFGLAVDGARVDFPAVVQRSRAVAGRMNAGVGFLMKKNKVDVIWGAARLTRPGEVAVGPASKPAVAPQVPPPKGTLGPGTYHAKHIIIATGARPRVLPGLEPDGRLVWSYFEALKPERMPKSLLVVGSGAIGIEFASFFHTLGAEVTVVEVLPQILPFEDAEIAAFARKAFEKAGMTILSGAKVTALDRGADSVTATIETESGSRQITTERVLSAIGVVGNIENLGLEDVGVKTERGTIVIDEMCRTDVPGLYAIGDVAGPPMLAHKAEHEGVICVEAIAGRHPHPLDRRMIPGCTYCHPQIASVGLSEARAKEKGFEVRVGRFPFVGNGKAVALGEDQGLVKTVFDARTGQLLGAHMVGAEVTELIQGFVVAMNLETTEEELMHTIFPHPTLSETMKESVLDAYGRALNI; translated from the coding sequence ATGCCCACCCCCTATGACGTCCTGATCATCGGCGCCGGCCCCGGTGGCTACGTCACCGCCATCCGCGCCGCGCAGCTTGGCCTGAAGACCGCGATCATCGAGCGCGAGCATCTGGGCGGTATCTGCTCGAACTGGGGCTGCATCCCCACCAAGGCGCTGCTGCGCTCGGCCGAGGTGTACCGAAACCTGAAGCACGCCAAGGACTTCGGCCTCGCCGTGGATGGCGCGCGCGTGGACTTCCCAGCGGTGGTGCAGCGCTCGCGCGCGGTGGCGGGCCGCATGAATGCCGGCGTCGGCTTCCTGATGAAGAAGAACAAGGTCGACGTCATCTGGGGCGCGGCGCGGCTCACCCGCCCGGGCGAGGTCGCGGTCGGCCCGGCCTCCAAGCCCGCCGTGGCGCCGCAGGTGCCGCCACCCAAGGGCACGCTCGGCCCCGGCACCTATCATGCGAAGCACATCATCATCGCCACCGGCGCGCGGCCGCGCGTGCTGCCGGGGCTTGAGCCCGACGGCCGGCTGGTGTGGAGCTATTTCGAGGCGCTGAAGCCGGAGCGCATGCCGAAATCGCTGCTGGTCGTCGGCTCCGGCGCCATCGGCATCGAGTTCGCTTCGTTTTTCCACACGCTCGGCGCCGAGGTCACGGTGGTCGAGGTTCTGCCGCAGATCCTCCCCTTCGAGGATGCCGAGATTGCCGCCTTCGCCCGCAAGGCGTTTGAGAAGGCGGGCATGACCATCCTCAGCGGCGCCAAAGTGACGGCGCTCGACCGCGGCGCAGACAGCGTAACGGCAACCATCGAGACTGAATCGGGCAGCCGCCAAATCACCACTGAGCGTGTTCTCTCAGCCATCGGCGTGGTCGGCAATATCGAAAATCTCGGTCTTGAAGACGTTGGCGTGAAGACCGAGCGCGGCACCATCGTCATCGACGAGATGTGCCGCACCGACGTGCCGGGCCTCTACGCCATCGGCGACGTCGCCGGCCCGCCGATGCTGGCCCACAAGGCCGAGCACGAAGGGGTGATCTGCGTCGAGGCCATCGCCGGGCGGCATCCGCACCCACTCGACCGGCGGATGATTCCCGGCTGCACCTATTGCCATCCGCAGATCGCCTCGGTCGGTCTCAGCGAGGCGCGGGCGAAAGAGAAGGGGTTCGAGGTGCGGGTGGGGCGTTTCCCGTTTGTCGGTAACGGTAAGGCGGTGGCGCTCGGCGAGGACCAGGGGCTGGTCAAGACCGTCTTCGACGCCAGGACCGGGCAGCTTCTCGGCGCCCACATGGTCGGCGCCGAGGTTACCGAGCTGATCCAGGGTTTCGTGGTGGCGATGAACCTGGAAACGACCGAAGAGGAGCTGATGCACACCATTTTTCCGCATCCGACGCTCTCCGAAACCATGAAGGAATCGGTGCTGGATGCATATGGCCGGGCGCTGAATATTTGA
- a CDS encoding pyruvate dehydrogenase complex E1 component subunit beta: protein MPIDILMPALSPTMEKGNLAKWLKKEGDRVKSGDVIAEIETDKATLEVEAADEGVMGRLLVPEGTQDIAVNTPIARLLGEGEDASALDAAPENRPRPASAPPPAGRASSDAKPAPVVEVVRPEGEATMSEIPAGTEMVTMTVREALRDAMAEEMRRDPDVFIIGEEVAEYQGAYKVTQGLLQEFGARRVVDTPITEHGFAGLGVGAAMAGLKPIVEFMTFNFSMQAIDHLINSAAKTHYMSGGQIASSIVFRGPNGAAARVAAQHSQDFGAWYSHIPGLKVIQPFSAADAKGLLKAAIRDPNPVVFLENEILYGHSFPVPKLADFVLPIGKAKVARPGKDCTVVSWGIGMTYALKAAEELAKKHIYVEVVDLRTLRPMDIETVVASVKKTNRCVVVEEGWPQNGVAAEVGMRIMETAFDDLDAPVKRITGKDVPMPYAANLEKLALPTVQDVIDAVRAVTYR, encoded by the coding sequence ATGCCCATCGACATCCTGATGCCCGCGCTCTCCCCGACCATGGAGAAGGGCAATCTCGCCAAATGGCTGAAGAAGGAGGGCGACCGCGTCAAATCCGGCGACGTGATCGCCGAGATCGAGACCGACAAGGCGACCTTGGAGGTCGAGGCGGCGGACGAGGGCGTGATGGGCCGGCTCCTTGTGCCCGAGGGCACGCAGGACATCGCGGTGAACACCCCGATCGCCCGGCTGCTGGGCGAGGGCGAGGATGCCTCGGCGCTCGACGCAGCGCCTGAAAACCGACCGCGCCCGGCCTCCGCGCCGCCGCCGGCAGGACGCGCCAGTTCGGACGCCAAGCCCGCCCCGGTGGTCGAGGTGGTGCGGCCAGAGGGGGAGGCCACAATGAGCGAGATTCCCGCCGGCACCGAGATGGTGACGATGACCGTGCGCGAGGCGCTGCGCGACGCCATGGCCGAGGAGATGCGGCGCGACCCCGACGTGTTCATCATCGGCGAGGAGGTCGCCGAGTATCAGGGCGCCTACAAGGTCACCCAGGGGCTGCTGCAGGAATTCGGCGCGCGCAGGGTGGTCGATACCCCGATCACCGAGCACGGTTTCGCCGGTCTCGGCGTCGGCGCGGCGATGGCGGGACTGAAGCCGATCGTCGAGTTCATGACTTTCAACTTTTCAATGCAGGCGATCGACCATCTGATCAACTCTGCCGCCAAGACGCACTACATGTCGGGCGGGCAGATCGCCTCATCGATCGTCTTTCGCGGCCCCAATGGCGCGGCGGCCCGTGTCGCCGCCCAGCACAGCCAGGATTTCGGCGCCTGGTACTCGCACATTCCCGGCCTCAAGGTGATCCAGCCGTTCTCCGCCGCCGACGCCAAGGGCCTCCTGAAGGCCGCGATCCGCGATCCCAACCCGGTGGTGTTCCTGGAGAATGAGATCCTCTACGGCCACTCGTTCCCGGTGCCCAAGCTCGCCGACTTCGTGCTGCCGATCGGCAAGGCCAAGGTGGCGCGCCCCGGCAAGGACTGCACGGTCGTCTCCTGGGGCATCGGCATGACCTACGCGCTCAAGGCCGCCGAGGAGCTGGCCAAGAAGCACATCTATGTCGAGGTGGTTGACCTGCGCACGCTGCGGCCGATGGACATCGAGACGGTGGTTGCCTCGGTGAAGAAGACCAACCGCTGCGTGGTGGTGGAGGAGGGCTGGCCGCAGAACGGCGTCGCCGCCGAGGTCGGCATGCGGATCATGGAGACCGCGTTCGACGATCTCGACGCGCCGGTGAAGCGCATCACCGGCAAGGACGTGCCGATGCCCTACGCCGCCAATCTGGAGAAGCTGGCGCTGCCGACGGTGCAGGACGTGATCGACGCCGTTCGCGCCGTGACCTACCGGTGA
- a CDS encoding FtsB family cell division protein has product MVVRPLVRRILSTLLLYSVTAAGIAYFAFHGWTGDHGLQAKRGFEIEMARLRDDLAEVRAERAAMERKVALLRPQSLDPDMLDERARALLNWAHPNDLVLMKRWAAQTATPRTAAP; this is encoded by the coding sequence ATGGTCGTTCGCCCCCTCGTTCGCCGCATCCTCTCGACCCTGCTGCTGTACAGCGTGACAGCGGCGGGCATCGCCTATTTCGCCTTCCATGGCTGGACCGGCGACCATGGCCTGCAGGCCAAGCGCGGCTTCGAGATCGAGATGGCGCGGCTGCGCGACGACCTCGCCGAGGTGCGCGCCGAGCGCGCGGCGATGGAGCGCAAGGTGGCGCTGCTGCGCCCGCAGTCGCTCGATCCCGACATGCTGGATGAGCGCGCCCGCGCCCTGCTCAATTGGGCGCACCCGAACGATCTGGTGCTGATGAAGCGCTGGGCGGCCCAGACGGCCACGCCGCGCACCGCCGCGCCCTGA
- the lipA gene encoding lipoyl synthase, translated as MVVVVDTRKDRGPRHPEKAHRPDQPVQRKPDWIRVKAPGSRDWAKTGAIVRGNRLHTVCEEAGCPNIGECWEAKHASFIIMGDTCTRACAFCNVRTGIPEPLDAAEPENVASAVAELGLAHVVITSVDRDDLPDGGAAHFAAVIGAIRARAPATTVEVLTPDFLRKENAVEAVVAARPDVFNHNLETVPSKYLTVRPGARYFASLRLLQQVKEIDPGIFTKSGIMLGFGEERNEVLQVMDDLRAADVDFITIGQYLQPTRKHHPVVRFVPPDEFKSFETVAYAKGFLMVSASPLTRSSHHAGEDFARLRAARAAKR; from the coding sequence ATGGTCGTGGTGGTCGATACGCGGAAGGATCGGGGACCCCGCCATCCCGAGAAGGCGCACCGCCCGGACCAGCCGGTTCAGAGGAAGCCCGATTGGATCCGGGTCAAGGCGCCGGGCTCGCGCGATTGGGCGAAGACCGGCGCCATCGTCCGCGGCAACCGGCTACATACGGTGTGCGAGGAGGCCGGCTGCCCCAATATCGGCGAATGCTGGGAGGCGAAGCACGCCAGCTTCATCATCATGGGCGACACCTGCACGCGGGCCTGCGCCTTCTGCAACGTTCGCACCGGGATACCGGAGCCGCTCGATGCGGCGGAGCCCGAGAATGTCGCGAGCGCGGTGGCCGAGCTCGGCCTCGCCCATGTGGTGATCACCTCGGTCGACCGCGACGACCTGCCGGACGGCGGCGCGGCCCATTTCGCCGCGGTGATCGGGGCGATCCGCGCCCGCGCGCCGGCCACCACCGTCGAGGTGCTCACCCCGGACTTCCTGCGCAAGGAGAACGCAGTCGAAGCGGTGGTGGCGGCGCGCCCCGACGTGTTCAACCACAATCTAGAGACGGTGCCCTCGAAGTATCTCACCGTGCGGCCGGGTGCGCGCTATTTCGCGTCGCTGCGTCTGCTGCAGCAGGTGAAGGAGATCGATCCAGGTATCTTCACCAAATCGGGAATCATGCTCGGCTTCGGCGAGGAGCGCAACGAGGTGCTGCAGGTGATGGACGACCTGCGCGCCGCCGATGTCGATTTCATCACCATCGGCCAGTATCTGCAGCCGACCCGCAAGCATCATCCGGTGGTGCGCTTCGTGCCGCCCGACGAGTTCAAGAGTTTCGAGACCGTCGCCTATGCAAAGGGCTTCCTGATGGTTTCGGCCAGTCCGCTGACCCGTTCCTCGCATCATGCCGGCGAAGACTTCGCCCGGCTGCGCGCGGCGCGGGCGGCCAAACGGTGA
- a CDS encoding pyruvate dehydrogenase complex dihydrolipoamide acetyltransferase, whose amino-acid sequence MPIDILMPALSPTMEKGNLAKWLKKEGDSIKAGDVIAEIETDKATMEVEAADDGVLAKIMVPAGTADVPVNQVIAVLAGEGEDVAATATATSAKADAAPAGASDSKTAKDIKAQAAKPDSVSSQGSAPAQGQGSAKSAVAAAAAAGSAKSNGRVFASPLARRLAREAGLDLSTVSGSGPRGRIVMRDIEAVRGSVPPTMPATAPAAAPAPLAGEAPRPLSVPASDAAIRAMYAPGSFEEIPHDTMRKVIARRLTEAKTTIPHFYLTVDIELDALLALRATINANAPKRPDGEPAFKLSVNDFIIKALALALLRVPDANVTWTEGAMLRHRQADVGVAVAIPGGLITPVVRDAGNKPLSAISNEMKDFAARAKARRLTPEEYTGGATAVSNLGMFGVKEFAAVINPPHATLLAVGAGEPRPVVKDGQLAVATVMSATLSVDHRAVDGALGAQLLAAVKTYLEAPVTMLV is encoded by the coding sequence ATGCCCATCGACATCCTGATGCCCGCGCTGTCGCCCACGATGGAGAAGGGCAACCTCGCCAAGTGGCTGAAGAAGGAAGGCGATTCCATCAAGGCCGGCGACGTCATCGCCGAGATCGAGACCGACAAGGCGACCATGGAGGTCGAGGCCGCCGATGACGGCGTGCTGGCGAAAATCATGGTGCCGGCCGGCACCGCCGACGTGCCGGTCAACCAAGTGATCGCCGTCCTGGCCGGGGAGGGCGAGGACGTAGCGGCTACCGCGACCGCTACATCGGCCAAGGCTGACGCCGCACCCGCTGGAGCGAGCGACAGCAAAACCGCCAAGGACATCAAGGCGCAAGCCGCAAAACCGGACTCGGTTTCTTCGCAAGGCTCGGCACCTGCACAAGGGCAGGGCTCTGCGAAAAGTGCGGTGGCCGCCGCGGCCGCCGCCGGATCGGCGAAATCGAACGGCCGGGTGTTCGCCTCGCCGCTGGCGCGCCGGCTGGCGCGCGAGGCGGGCCTCGATCTTTCCACCGTCTCCGGCTCGGGTCCGCGTGGCCGCATCGTGATGCGCGACATCGAGGCCGTCCGCGGTTCCGTCCCGCCGACCATGCCCGCCACGGCACCTGCGGCCGCGCCAGCGCCTCTCGCCGGCGAGGCGCCCCGGCCGCTGTCGGTCCCGGCCTCCGACGCGGCGATCCGCGCCATGTATGCGCCGGGCTCGTTCGAGGAGATCCCGCACGACACCATGCGCAAGGTGATCGCGCGCCGCCTGACCGAGGCCAAGACCACCATCCCGCATTTCTACCTGACGGTGGATATCGAGCTCGACGCGCTGCTCGCGCTGCGTGCCACCATCAATGCCAATGCGCCGAAGCGGCCGGACGGCGAGCCGGCTTTCAAGCTCTCGGTCAACGACTTCATCATCAAGGCGTTGGCGCTGGCGCTGCTGCGCGTGCCGGATGCCAACGTGACCTGGACCGAGGGCGCGATGCTGCGTCACCGGCAGGCCGATGTCGGGGTGGCGGTGGCCATCCCCGGCGGGCTGATCACCCCGGTGGTGCGCGATGCCGGCAACAAGCCGCTGTCGGCGATCTCCAACGAGATGAAGGACTTTGCCGCCCGCGCGAAAGCGCGGCGCCTGACGCCGGAGGAATACACCGGCGGCGCGACCGCGGTGTCCAATCTCGGCATGTTCGGCGTCAAGGAGTTCGCCGCCGTGATCAACCCGCCGCACGCCACGCTGCTGGCGGTGGGCGCGGGCGAGCCGCGGCCAGTGGTGAAGGACGGCCAGCTTGCCGTGGCCACGGTGATGAGCGCGACGCTGTCTGTCGACCACCGCGCCGTCGACGGCGCCCTCGGCGCCCAGCTTCTCGCCGCGGTCAAGACCTATCTCGAGGCGCCGGTGACCATGCTGGTGTGA
- a CDS encoding bifunctional 2-C-methyl-D-erythritol 4-phosphate cytidylyltransferase/2-C-methyl-D-erythritol 2,4-cyclodiphosphate synthase codes for MSHARSDRPKTAALIVAAGRGVRAGGDVPKQYRPVLGRCALARSLALFAGHPEVDVVQPVIGEADGPLYAQLADPAPAVLAPVTGGATRQASVRAGLAALAAHAPDVVLIHDAARPFASDALVSRAIAAGRLGPAVPGVPVTDTIKAVDGAEKIESTVDRTRLRAVQTPQAFPFALIQDLHARAAAAGRDDFTDDAALAEWAGLPATVFAGEPGNIKLTTPEDFTSSEARLLAALADVRTGSGFDVHAFGDGDHVILGGHVIPHNRGLAGHSDADVVLHALTDAVLGAIGSGDIGFHFPPSDPKWKGASSDQFLAHAISLVKERGGLVAHLDATVICEAPKIGPHREAMRAAIARITGLPVERVSVKATTTEQLGFAGRREGIAALASATVRLPWGSP; via the coding sequence ATGTCGCACGCTCGCTCCGATCGGCCCAAGACGGCCGCCCTGATCGTCGCTGCCGGCCGCGGAGTGCGGGCGGGCGGCGATGTCCCCAAGCAATACCGGCCGGTGCTGGGCCGCTGCGCCCTGGCGCGCAGCCTCGCGCTGTTCGCCGGGCATCCCGAGGTCGATGTCGTCCAGCCGGTGATCGGCGAGGCCGACGGCCCGCTCTATGCGCAGCTGGCGGACCCCGCACCCGCGGTGCTGGCGCCGGTGACCGGCGGCGCCACCCGCCAGGCCTCGGTGCGCGCCGGCCTCGCCGCCCTCGCCGCCCACGCGCCGGACGTCGTGCTCATTCACGATGCAGCCCGCCCGTTCGCCTCGGACGCGCTGGTGTCGCGGGCGATCGCCGCCGGCCGGCTGGGGCCGGCCGTGCCCGGCGTGCCGGTGACCGACACCATCAAGGCGGTGGATGGCGCCGAGAAGATCGAATCCACCGTCGACCGCACCCGACTGCGGGCGGTGCAGACGCCGCAGGCCTTCCCGTTCGCGCTGATCCAGGATCTCCACGCCCGCGCCGCCGCGGCCGGCCGCGACGACTTCACCGACGATGCGGCACTCGCCGAGTGGGCCGGCCTGCCGGCCACGGTGTTCGCAGGCGAGCCAGGGAATATCAAATTGACGACGCCCGAAGACTTCACCTCGTCCGAAGCGCGCCTGCTGGCCGCCCTCGCCGACGTGCGCACCGGCTCCGGCTTCGACGTCCACGCCTTCGGCGACGGCGACCACGTGATTCTCGGCGGCCACGTCATCCCGCACAACCGCGGCCTCGCCGGCCATTCCGACGCCGACGTGGTGCTGCACGCGCTGACCGACGCCGTGCTCGGCGCCATCGGCTCGGGCGACATCGGCTTCCACTTCCCGCCCTCCGACCCGAAATGGAAGGGCGCGTCCTCCGACCAGTTCCTCGCCCACGCCATCTCGCTGGTGAAGGAACGGGGCGGCCTTGTCGCCCATCTCGACGCCACAGTGATCTGCGAGGCGCCCAAGATCGGCCCGCACCGCGAGGCGATGCGCGCGGCGATCGCCCGCATCACCGGCCTGCCGGTCGAGCGGGTGTCGGTGAAGGCCACCACCACCGAGCAGCTCGGCTTCGCCGGCCGGCGCGAGGGCATCGCCGCGCTGGCCAGCGCCACGGTCCGCCTGCCCTGGGGGAGTCCATGA
- the dusB gene encoding tRNA dihydrouridine synthase DusB, with protein sequence MSLANGVLLAPMAGITDAPVRQLALRYGAGLVVSEMIASGWLMRGEVEARLRAERVEGGLHAVQLAGREAGQLAAAAELAEGAGADLIDLNMGCPAKKVTGGEAGAALMRNLDHAERLIAAVTARVAVPVTVKMRLGWDETSINAPDLARRAEAAGAAAVTVHGRTRRQFYSGRADWAAISHVKAAVTIPVIANGDIASTADARAALAASGADGVMVGRAAQGRPWLPGRIARELAGGAPAADPPLAEQRDVLFDLHEALLSHHGREVGLKVARKHLGWGLAVAAATAGAAPDAAADWRQRVLTAAEPARVRALLADAFAAFAWKEAA encoded by the coding sequence TTGTCACTCGCCAACGGCGTGCTGCTGGCGCCGATGGCCGGCATCACCGACGCGCCGGTGCGCCAGCTTGCGCTGCGCTATGGCGCCGGCCTCGTGGTGTCGGAGATGATCGCCTCGGGCTGGCTGATGCGCGGCGAGGTCGAGGCGCGGCTGCGGGCCGAGCGGGTCGAGGGCGGCCTGCACGCGGTGCAGCTTGCCGGCCGCGAGGCGGGCCAGCTTGCCGCCGCGGCCGAGCTGGCCGAGGGCGCGGGCGCCGACCTGATCGACCTCAATATGGGCTGTCCGGCCAAGAAGGTGACGGGCGGCGAGGCGGGGGCGGCGCTGATGCGCAATCTCGACCATGCCGAGCGGCTGATCGCGGCGGTGACGGCCCGCGTCGCGGTGCCGGTCACCGTCAAGATGCGGCTCGGCTGGGACGAGACGAGCATCAATGCGCCCGATCTGGCGCGGCGGGCGGAGGCCGCAGGCGCCGCCGCCGTCACCGTGCATGGCCGCACCCGCCGCCAGTTCTATTCCGGCCGCGCCGACTGGGCGGCGATCAGCCACGTGAAGGCGGCGGTGACGATTCCCGTCATCGCCAATGGCGACATCGCCTCGACGGCGGATGCTCGCGCCGCCCTCGCTGCCTCCGGCGCCGATGGGGTGATGGTCGGCCGCGCGGCCCAGGGCCGGCCATGGCTGCCCGGCCGCATCGCCCGCGAGCTTGCCGGCGGCGCGCCGGCCGCCGATCCGCCGCTGGCCGAGCAGCGCGACGTGCTGTTCGATCTGCACGAGGCGCTGCTGTCGCATCATGGTCGCGAGGTCGGGCTCAAGGTGGCGCGCAAGCATCTGGGCTGGGGCCTCGCGGTGGCCGCGGCGACGGCCGGGGCCGCGCCGGACGCGGCGGCCGACTGGCGCCAGCGCGTGCTGACCGCCGCCGAGCCGGCCCGCGTTCGCGCATTGCTGGCGGATGCCTTTGCCGCGTTCGCCTGGAAGGAGGCCGCATGA
- a CDS encoding DUF4337 domain-containing protein, translating to MHADEATEFMEAEKAEDRFKRRCAVLISIFAMLLAITSLGGQNAAKEATMNNIMAANYFSFYQAKNIRQTDLNIAANEFELAWASNPALSDDAKAALAAKAADYRRTAARYESEPETGEGKKELMAKAREHEAVRDRAMQQDPYFDYAEALLQIAIVLISVAIVAEVGQLAWLGGLLGLIGGVLMLNGYFLLVEIPGFG from the coding sequence ATGCACGCCGACGAAGCGACGGAATTCATGGAAGCCGAGAAAGCCGAGGATCGTTTCAAGAGACGCTGCGCCGTCCTCATCTCGATCTTCGCCATGCTGCTGGCCATCACCAGCCTTGGCGGACAGAATGCGGCGAAGGAGGCGACGATGAACAACATCATGGCCGCCAATTATTTCAGCTTCTACCAGGCGAAGAACATTCGCCAGACGGATCTGAACATCGCCGCCAACGAATTCGAGCTGGCCTGGGCCAGCAATCCGGCGCTGTCGGACGATGCCAAGGCGGCGCTGGCCGCCAAGGCCGCCGACTATCGCCGCACCGCCGCCCGCTATGAAAGCGAGCCGGAAACCGGCGAGGGCAAGAAGGAGCTGATGGCCAAGGCGCGCGAGCACGAAGCGGTGCGCGACCGCGCCATGCAGCAGGATCCCTATTTCGACTATGCCGAAGCCTTGCTGCAGATCGCCATCGTGCTGATTTCGGTGGCGATTGTTGCCGAGGTCGGGCAACTCGCCTGGCTTGGCGGTCTTCTCGGATTGATTGGCGGCGTGCTCATGCTCAACGGCTATTTTCTTCTTGTTGAAATCCCTGGCTTCGGCTGA
- a CDS encoding type II toxin-antitoxin system RatA family toxin yields MTTFRTVRRVRHSALDMFKLVADCERYPQFLPWCQSCRIRRRLPSGVEGVETVIADMTVGFRAIRETFTSRATFDVPKMLISVEYLDGPFSHLENSWTFKTIDEKQTDVHFFITYEFRSRALSLLMGAMFDAAFRKFSEAFEHRADQLYGRNYRGISARS; encoded by the coding sequence ATGACGACCTTTCGTACCGTTCGCCGTGTCCGGCATAGTGCCTTGGATATGTTCAAACTTGTGGCCGATTGCGAGCGCTATCCGCAGTTCCTGCCGTGGTGCCAGTCCTGCCGCATCCGCCGCCGCCTGCCGAGCGGCGTCGAAGGGGTGGAGACCGTCATCGCCGACATGACGGTGGGCTTCCGCGCCATCCGCGAAACCTTCACCAGCCGCGCCACCTTCGATGTTCCGAAGATGTTGATCTCGGTCGAATACCTCGACGGACCGTTCAGCCACCTGGAGAATTCCTGGACCTTCAAGACGATCGACGAGAAGCAGACCGACGTCCACTTCTTCATTACCTACGAGTTCCGGTCGCGTGCGCTCAGCCTGCTGATGGGCGCGATGTTCGACGCGGCCTTCCGCAAGTTCTCCGAAGCCTTCGAGCACCGGGCGGACCAGCTCTATGGCCGGAACTACCGCGGCATCTCCGCCAGATCCTGA
- the pdhA gene encoding pyruvate dehydrogenase (acetyl-transferring) E1 component subunit alpha — protein MAVAKESGAGASAARRSATRPGAAEPAETVEPAAAEPAGFTREEELAAYRDMLLIRRFEEKAGQMYGMGLIGGFCHLYIGQEAVVVGMQMCLEPGDQVITGYRDHGHMLVAGMDARGVMAELTGRRGGYSKGKGGSMHMFSIEKGFYGGHGIVGAQVSLGTGLAFADRYRDNGKISLTYFGDGAANQGQVYESFNMAALWKLPVVYVVENNRYAMGTSVSRSSAQPDFSKRGISFDIPGEQVDGMDVRAVRAAGARAVAHARSGQGPFILEMLTYRYRGHSMSDPAKYRAKDEVQKMREEHDPIEQVRARLIKNAWASEDELKKIDAEVRAIVNEAAEFATVEPEPDPSELHTDILR, from the coding sequence ATGGCTGTCGCCAAGGAGAGCGGCGCGGGCGCTTCGGCGGCCCGGCGGAGCGCCACCAGGCCGGGCGCTGCGGAGCCGGCCGAAACGGTGGAGCCGGCCGCCGCCGAACCGGCCGGGTTCACCCGCGAGGAGGAGCTCGCCGCCTACCGCGACATGCTGCTGATTCGCCGCTTCGAGGAGAAGGCCGGCCAGATGTACGGCATGGGCCTGATCGGCGGCTTCTGCCACCTCTATATCGGCCAGGAGGCGGTGGTCGTCGGCATGCAGATGTGCCTGGAGCCCGGCGATCAGGTGATCACCGGCTACCGCGACCACGGCCACATGCTGGTGGCCGGCATGGATGCGAGAGGCGTGATGGCCGAGCTGACCGGCCGGCGCGGCGGCTATTCCAAGGGCAAGGGCGGCTCGATGCACATGTTCTCCATCGAGAAGGGCTTCTATGGCGGCCATGGCATCGTCGGCGCCCAGGTCTCGCTCGGCACCGGGCTCGCCTTCGCCGACCGCTACCGCGACAACGGCAAGATCAGCCTGACCTATTTCGGCGACGGCGCGGCCAATCAGGGCCAAGTCTATGAGAGCTTCAACATGGCCGCGCTGTGGAAGTTGCCGGTGGTCTATGTTGTTGAGAACAACCGCTATGCCATGGGCACGTCGGTCAGCCGCTCGTCGGCCCAGCCGGATTTCTCCAAGCGCGGCATCTCGTTCGACATCCCCGGCGAGCAGGTCGACGGCATGGATGTGCGCGCCGTGCGCGCCGCCGGCGCCCGCGCGGTCGCCCATGCCCGCTCGGGCCAGGGGCCGTTTATCCTCGAAATGCTCACCTACCGCTATCGCGGCCACTCGATGTCCGACCCTGCCAAGTACCGGGCCAAGGACGAGGTGCAGAAGATGCGGGAGGAGCACGATCCGATCGAGCAGGTACGCGCCCGCCTGATCAAGAACGCATGGGCCAGCGAAGACGAGCTGAAGAAGATCGACGCCGAGGTGCGGGCCATCGTCAATGAGGCCGCCGAGTTCGCCACCGTCGAGCCGGAACCCGATCCGTCGGAGCTTCACACCGACATCCTGCGCTGA